Genomic DNA from Paenibacillus sp. KS-LC4:
CCTTTCACTTAATTCCTCGTCGCTCATCAATACAAATCCCGTCGCATCCGAAATAAGAAAAGATCCGCTTTCTGGATATATATTGACTTGGTCCAGCGCGTATCTCAGCTTTTCCCTATCCAATTCAATTTGTATGACGAATAGCGGCTCCTCTCCCTTCTTACCGCTATATTTGGAGGTGCTAAGATGCAGGGTGTTCTCCCACTTTACAAGTCGCTGCTCGCTCCTGCCCATACTGAAGCGAAAGTAATTGTACTTATCAGCGTCAAGATCAGAGATCGCATTGCTAAACGAGATTGTTTTGTTAATAGGACGGATATGTACATAAACATCCTTAATATATACACTGCTATTTTTAAGAGAAGTTAAGCGCCGGATCAAATAATTTAAGCTCGCTTTTTTTTCAACATTGTTCATCATCTCCCACGTAACCACGAGCCTATTCAATTCATTATCTTCCAGCAAGTCGAACTCCTGCAGCTCCATCCATTCGATTTCCCGATTAAGAGCTTCCAAATAATTGGTCAATTGTGCTTCAGAAGTCCTCGACAGGCCTTCGCTGGCATTTTTATAGCTCCAATTATACAAATATACGCCTAACAGGATAATAGGAAGAATGACAATGAGATAAATAATGACCTGTCGCATGAATATCGTATTACGCCAAGAATGAGCGGGAAATTTAAGCAAACTAAATCCTCCGATGCTGCTTTTATAAGTCGTGAGCAAGTGTTGTATCTTCCAGCAGACAAAAGTCGAAGAAGCCTCTCCCTACTTCAGATTACTGCCTCTTTCTGCATACCACTGGTTTACCTCCGCTGTGGCGCTGTCTCCGCCCAATTTCTTCCAATCTTTAACAAACCGGTCGAATTCGTCAATGGGACTGCCAAGTATAATATTAACGAAGGTGTCGATTTGAAGATTATACAAAATCGATTGCTTCACAAGCATCGTTTCCGTTGGTGGTCCTACAAAGCTTTCATATAACAGCTGGTCTTTTTTCATATATTCGTCAAGAATGGAAAAAGCGCCAGATGACCCATAAGTCCGCTCCCAGCCCCAGCCTGACTCTTTATTCGCATTTCCAGAACGGGAGATTTCGATATTTTTATAGATGAAACTAGCTTCATCCTTTAAGACCGAATGATCGCCGTTTCCGCCAGCCTCAGCTATTTGGCGATACGCCTCAAGATTTTTCATTGCCGGGAACGGCGTAACTGGAGAAAGCTTCCAGACCGGAAACGGGGAGCTGTAATAGGTTTCATATTCCGCTGTCCCACCCCAGTTCTTCTCCAGATGCAAATTAAAAAGCTTAACAATGGCTTCAGGATGCGGATACCCTTTCCTGACGGCAAAAAAATGGCTCGTGTTGAACCGCAGCGGAACCTTTGGCGCTTCCCCTGATGCAGAAACGATCGGAAATGCCTGCCACTCCGCATTTGGTTCATTAGCACGGCTTAATTGAACCGTAAAAGACCCCCATTGCTCGCCATAAAGCATGCCCACTTTACCGTCAGCAATTAGCTTTTCCTCTTTCAAGCCATCCTTTAGAGCAAATTCGCTATCAAGTTGACCATCCCGATACATATTTTGCAAAACCTTTAACGCCTCTTTCACTTCTGGTTGAATTCCACCATATAAGAGTTTTCCCGACGCATCCTTCATCCATATATTGGGATATGCTTTATAACCAGCCATAAAGCCCGTCAGGCTCATAACGGGATCAAATAAATACTGAGTCACTGCTAGGCCAAACGTATCATTGATGCCATTTTGGTCAGGGTCATTTTCTGTAAACGCTTTCGAAATAGCTAGCACATCGTCCATCGTTTTCGGCGGTTCCAAGCCCAAATTGTTTAGCCAATCTGTACGCAGCCATATAAACATCGCCCCTTCAATAGAGGAGCTTGTCTCTGGTATTCCCATTAGCTTCCCTTCAACCGTTGCTGCTTCAAAGGGGCCCGTTCCCTCTTGGCTTAAAATTTTCTTCGTAAACGTTGAACCATATTGCTCATACGCTTCAGATAAATCCTGAATCAGTCCTGCGTTGCTGAGCATCCTCAGCTCTTGTGCATTGACTTTGACGACATCGGGAATTTTTCCAGAAGCAAAGGCCCCGCTTAGCTTTTGATGATAAAGGTCACCCTTGGCGATCCATTCATATTTGATTTTAATGCCAAGCACCTGTTCATATAAACGAATCCATCTATTATTCTCCAATGTTTCTCCCGGCAATTGACTGATTAAAGCCTCTAAGCCATCGCTACTTTCTCTTGCAAAGGATAGTTCAATAGCTGGATGATAGGGGCTCAGCGCGGGCTCTTCATAGATAGTCCCTCCTTCATGCCTGTTCGAGCTTTCTTTATTAGTGCTGCTGCTATAATCGCATGACGTTAGGAGTTGAACAGACAATAATGCAGCAAGCAAAAGCTTGACCTTGTTCATTATTGGTAACCTCAACAGATGTGCCCCATTTCACATTAGAAAATAACGCCCCAGTCTATGACTCTAATTATCCAAATTACGAGAAGAAACACAATACCCATCTCTTTATTTTGTTACCAATCCTTTACTTTAAAAGCAAATAAAACTTCCGCCCACCCCATGCTTCTACGCTATTCCCGCCACCGAATATCCGCCTCGTAATATTTCCGGCTCACCGGACGCTTGCGCAGCTTCACACGAAGCTCGCCATCCTTCACAATTGCTCTGCACACACGGGCGCGCACCCCAACAGGCAGCTTTATGATTTCTTTCCTATTGCCGGGCAGCCCTTCCACGCGCAGGCGGTCTTCCTTTACCCATAAACGGAGCTCCTCTGAGCGCACATGTGCGGGAAGCGGGTATTTCACGATGATAAATTGCTCACTCTGGGAAAAAGAGTACGGCGAAGCCTGCTCCGCAATAGCTCCGGCAGCTTCAGGCAGCGCTTTGGTCATCATTTTGCGCACAAATTGCTCCACCCAATCTGGCTCACGCAGCACATCAAACCCTTTAGGCAGCTTCTGCCCCTCTACCCAGCGTTCGAGCTCATCCCATTTAGAATCCATCGCTTACCTCCCGCCTCCCAGCCTCTCTCCACTATATGCGTCACCCAGCTAGGCGGATACTTCTTAGCTGCTTCTGCTGCAAAGCAAAAGCAAGAAGACAGGGCATTTCCGTTTGCGCAAGGCTTCAACACCCTATATGCAAGGGAACCTCTGGGCGAATGCCGCATACGATATTACAACCATACACTTAGCAGCAAGGAGGTCTTTGCTATGCCCGCTATAGTCGGCTTTGTAAAAATCGTTAGCGTCGGCTCCAGCTCCATCGTCCAGTTTGGCGACGCCGTGCAAATGTCGCCCTCCAGCACTTCCAAAACCTATGCTGGCTCGGGCTCCTTCCTTACCGGAAGCCTGACGAATTCCAACAACGCCGTAAGCGCCACAAATACGCTTGATCCAGACGTACAGGACGGCACGCAAAATGAAGTAGCAAATGGGGTCAATATCGTATGAATTGGACCGTTCATCAGACGATTACGATTCATCAGCTCCGCGTGGACAGCGTATCGAACAGCTCTGTCCTGCAAATTGGCAGCGCAGGCTCCATTCGCTCCTTGTCCCAGTTGTATAATACGGGCGGCTTCACCGGTCCGGCCGCCCAGCTGGGTGGAGAAAATCCGCTCTCCTTCGTTCCGCTGCCTAATCCGACCTAAGATAGGAGGTTTCAACGATGCAGCAGCAGCAGCAGCCGAATCAACTGTCTCCATGGCAAGCCTGGTCGCTTGACGTCGCAAGGCAGCTCCAATCTCAGCAGGAAAGCATCGCTTCACTTGAGCAGCAGCTTATCGCCATCTGCGAGCAGCTCAAAAGGCTTGAAGCGAAGCCTACTTATAATGTGGAACATTTGCAGTATCATTTTGACCAATTGAAGGTAGAAAAGCTTGAAGGCACGCTCAATATCGGCATGACGCCGCAGGGATCGCCGGATATGAATGGCGATATTGAGCAGATGGCTGTATCCAAGCCGCTCGTCTATCCTGCTCCGCCTAATGGCGCTGCTCAGCCACCCGACCCTTATGCCCCCATACAAAATGATTTGAACCAATATATTGATAACGAAGGCGCTCAGAAGCTCATGCAGATGGAAAAGCAATTTTGCATGCCGCTCGACCCCCATCACCGCAGACTCATTCTGTCCGATATCCGCAGCCAAATGCCTACTCGCATCCAATATTATGCAAGGTCGCTGCCGCGCCAGGAAGGTGTTAGCGAGGAAGCTGCTGCCCTTCAGAACAGAGCTGAGGTATTCGCCAAAACAGCTCGCGATGCCGATGCCGCCATGCTTCAATATATGCAGCAATTACAGAAGGGGGGCGTAAGGGAAACCGATGATTAAATTTATTGTTCACAATGATTGCCTGAGTGTTGGCAAGGTAGACATACTCGGCGTATCCAGCGCATCGCATTTCCAGATCGGCGACAGCGACTATGTTACGCTTTATTCGATTTTTGATACGCCGCCGGAATCTGTTATTGTTGGTCCGCTTGCCCCTTTCCCGGAGCCAGGCAGTGCCAGCAGCGCTATTGGAGAAGACGGGGAATGAAGGTAGACGAAAATCCGAATGACGCATATATTTATAGCTCTGGTTTTACAGCTTCCCCTGCATACGAGCCATTTCCGCTCGATTATCCTATTCGTACAGCTGAGGTTGGCGGATTGACGATTGTCAGCGCCTCAGGGGCGACCATCGTCCAGCTTGGAGATCGCGGGCAATCGACGCCAAAGCTGCGCGCACTAGCCCTGCAGAGGGAAATAGATCATACACGGGCCGGCGATGTTTATTTTGAATCGTATGATCTATTCACCCAGTCGTTTCCGAGCTTCGATGATTTCGACGGCCCTGCTACAGACATCATCCATACAAAGCGCACCAATCATTGTCCGCGCATCATCGTTGGCTGCGTATATATTATTGCTATTGGCTCATCAGCGAGCGTGCAAGCGGGCAATGCGATGGAAACGACCGCCGAATCGCGGATTAAACATATTCGCCAGTTTAAGCGTCCCATTCCAGTGCCAGGGGTCGGCTGTCCGCTTCCTCCTCTCAAGCCTGCGCTGTATAGGTGAATGGCAGCATATTCAACAGCTGTGCGGAACGAATGACTCGCAAGGCAAAATGCCCTTGCCAAGCCTCTGTTCTCTTAGCTAGGCATTAGCTGAAAAGCAGATGTGACGGTACAAACGTCCAATTTTCCCACACGCCTCCGGCATATATTAACCTTGTGAACGAAAGCTTCACGCTAACTAAAACATTCAGGAGGTTGTTAATAGTGGGATACCCTGTAGCAGGCGCTAACGTAGGTTGCGGTCCAATCGCGGGTGCCAACAGCTGTTGGACAAATACGGGCACAATTCTCGTTCTCTTCATTTTGCTTGTTATCATCTTGCGTACCTTCTGCTTCTAAGCCTATTCACACCCTTGCACATTAGCGCATCATGAAACGGCTTGCTTGTATGCCTTAAATCCAGCTTCATCTCAGCAGCATTCGCAAGTAAAAGGGTAGGCGGATACAGACACAGCAATAACCGGCGGGGGGCATGGGGCCCTGCCGGTTATTGCCGTGCGTGTCTAACTATTGCTCCGAAGCAAGCTTCGCTATTTCCTTCGTAATCGTATCCCCGCCCTGCATGCGCCACTGCTTGACGAATTCGTCAAAGCTGTCCAAGCTTTGATCGCCAACAATTATTTTCAAATAGGTCTCATTCTCCAACTGCTCAAGTGTCGCCCA
This window encodes:
- a CDS encoding spore germination protein GerPB is translated as MNWTVHQTITIHQLRVDSVSNSSVLQIGSAGSIRSLSQLYNTGGFTGPAAQLGGENPLSFVPLPNPT
- a CDS encoding extracellular solute-binding protein, which translates into the protein MNKVKLLLAALLSVQLLTSCDYSSSTNKESSNRHEGGTIYEEPALSPYHPAIELSFARESSDGLEALISQLPGETLENNRWIRLYEQVLGIKIKYEWIAKGDLYHQKLSGAFASGKIPDVVKVNAQELRMLSNAGLIQDLSEAYEQYGSTFTKKILSQEGTGPFEAATVEGKLMGIPETSSSIEGAMFIWLRTDWLNNLGLEPPKTMDDVLAISKAFTENDPDQNGINDTFGLAVTQYLFDPVMSLTGFMAGYKAYPNIWMKDASGKLLYGGIQPEVKEALKVLQNMYRDGQLDSEFALKDGLKEEKLIADGKVGMLYGEQWGSFTVQLSRANEPNAEWQAFPIVSASGEAPKVPLRFNTSHFFAVRKGYPHPEAIVKLFNLHLEKNWGGTAEYETYYSSPFPVWKLSPVTPFPAMKNLEAYRQIAEAGGNGDHSVLKDEASFIYKNIEISRSGNANKESGWGWERTYGSSGAFSILDEYMKKDQLLYESFVGPPTETMLVKQSILYNLQIDTFVNIILGSPIDEFDRFVKDWKKLGGDSATAEVNQWYAERGSNLK
- the gerPC gene encoding spore germination protein GerPC; this translates as MQQQQQPNQLSPWQAWSLDVARQLQSQQESIASLEQQLIAICEQLKRLEAKPTYNVEHLQYHFDQLKVEKLEGTLNIGMTPQGSPDMNGDIEQMAVSKPLVYPAPPNGAAQPPDPYAPIQNDLNQYIDNEGAQKLMQMEKQFCMPLDPHHRRLILSDIRSQMPTRIQYYARSLPRQEGVSEEAAALQNRAEVFAKTARDADAAMLQYMQQLQKGGVRETDD
- a CDS encoding Hsp20/alpha crystallin family protein, which codes for MDSKWDELERWVEGQKLPKGFDVLREPDWVEQFVRKMMTKALPEAAGAIAEQASPYSFSQSEQFIIVKYPLPAHVRSEELRLWVKEDRLRVEGLPGNRKEIIKLPVGVRARVCRAIVKDGELRVKLRKRPVSRKYYEADIRWRE
- a CDS encoding spore germination protein, translated to MPAIVGFVKIVSVGSSSIVQFGDAVQMSPSSTSKTYAGSGSFLTGSLTNSNNAVSATNTLDPDVQDGTQNEVANGVNIV
- a CDS encoding dihydroorotate dehydrogenase, whose protein sequence is MAGANSCWTNTGTILVLFILLVIILRTFCF
- a CDS encoding spore germination protein GerPE — encoded protein: MKVDENPNDAYIYSSGFTASPAYEPFPLDYPIRTAEVGGLTIVSASGATIVQLGDRGQSTPKLRALALQREIDHTRAGDVYFESYDLFTQSFPSFDDFDGPATDIIHTKRTNHCPRIIVGCVYIIAIGSSASVQAGNAMETTAESRIKHIRQFKRPIPVPGVGCPLPPLKPALYR